The Chitinophagaceae bacterium genome window below encodes:
- a CDS encoding PepSY-associated TM helix domain-containing protein, which translates to MLKLQESPSTTEKNNSGKSKRQIVWERNIAQLSRWLHIYVSMISFAIVFFFAVTGLTLNHPDFFAGELKSSNEKGKLDSNWVNNTDTTKIAKLEIVEYLRKTHGIKAALAEFRIDDAQCSLSFKGPGYGADAFIDRTSGEYEVALMQAGFVGVLNDLHKGRDSGSGWSVLIDVSAILMTLVSLTGIILILYIKRKRVSGLLIAAIGLILAWLVWAIWVK; encoded by the coding sequence ATGTTGAAATTGCAGGAGTCGCCATCGACTACAGAAAAAAATAATTCAGGGAAAAGTAAACGGCAGATCGTTTGGGAACGCAATATCGCACAGCTGTCGAGATGGTTGCACATTTATGTATCCATGATCAGCTTTGCGATTGTGTTTTTCTTCGCTGTAACAGGATTAACCTTAAATCATCCTGATTTTTTTGCAGGTGAATTAAAATCTTCCAATGAAAAAGGAAAGCTTGATTCAAACTGGGTGAATAATACTGATACCACAAAGATTGCCAAACTGGAAATCGTAGAATATCTCCGCAAAACACACGGCATTAAAGCTGCACTGGCTGAATTCAGAATTGATGATGCACAATGCAGTCTTTCTTTTAAAGGCCCAGGTTATGGTGCAGATGCATTTATTGATCGTACAAGTGGCGAGTATGAAGTTGCACTTATGCAGGCAGGTTTTGTTGGTGTGCTAAATGATCTGCACAAAGGAAGAGACAGCGGATCGGGCTGGTCGGTACTGATTGATGTGTCTGCTATCTTAATGACCCTGGTTTCACTTACAGGTATTATCCTCATTCTATATATTAAACGGAAACGAGTAAGCGGATTGCTGATTGCTGCAATTGGATTGATATTGGCGTGGCTGGTTTGGGCGATTTGGGTAAAATGA
- a CDS encoding DUF2271 domain-containing protein, whose translation MKSVAFVLSFIFLFAGIVSANSGVKSKKVPRSYISHYENVLGTSMELKVSATSQKQAALAEAIALAEIKRLNNILSGYDANSEFSQWMKTFNQPVHVSKDLFTVLSLFDQWRMQTNGVLDASAEVIGKLWKQSATDGHIPTKTEINSAILQVKQTHWKLDTTSQTATHLTNTPLRLNSFAKSYIIQSATNAAMSAAKINGILLNIGGDMVITGDMNETVQISDPKADAENDAPIDQLLISNKAIATSGNYRRGELINGVWYSHIVDPRTGQPANDIISATVVAPSATDAGALATAFNVLTPAECVTLAATVPGAEYLLITKNGERIESTNWKSLELIVPATSTSNHSTQKDWKNELLVTLELSQQQGFAKRPFAAVWVEDSNGATVKTIALWYNKPRWLRDLREWYRDNSVAYYNNPADYVTTTSATRSPGTYTLKWDGKDDKGTVVKPGKYTVYIEVVREHGGYDLLHQEINCNETAQKYNLKGNVEIAGVAIDYRKK comes from the coding sequence ATGAAATCAGTTGCCTTTGTCCTTTCATTTATTTTTCTTTTCGCAGGTATTGTTTCAGCAAATTCCGGGGTTAAGTCAAAAAAAGTTCCCCGTTCGTATATTTCCCATTATGAAAATGTACTGGGTACATCTATGGAACTGAAAGTTTCCGCCACATCACAAAAACAGGCTGCACTGGCAGAAGCAATAGCACTGGCTGAAATAAAACGCCTGAACAATATTCTCAGTGGTTATGATGCTAACAGTGAGTTCAGCCAATGGATGAAAACCTTCAATCAACCTGTACATGTTTCAAAAGATCTGTTCACGGTACTGAGTTTATTCGATCAATGGCGCATGCAAACCAATGGTGTACTGGATGCTTCAGCAGAAGTAATCGGTAAATTATGGAAACAGTCTGCAACAGATGGACATATTCCGACAAAAACCGAAATCAACAGTGCAATCCTGCAGGTAAAACAAACACATTGGAAATTAGATACAACCAGTCAAACCGCAACACATTTAACCAATACCCCACTCCGTTTAAACTCTTTTGCAAAAAGCTATATTATTCAATCAGCCACCAATGCAGCCATGTCTGCTGCTAAAATCAATGGTATCCTTTTAAATATTGGCGGTGATATGGTTATTACAGGCGACATGAATGAAACCGTTCAGATCAGTGACCCCAAAGCCGATGCAGAAAATGACGCACCGATTGATCAATTACTCATCAGCAATAAAGCCATTGCCACCAGTGGTAATTACCGCCGTGGCGAACTGATTAATGGAGTTTGGTATTCACATATAGTTGATCCTCGTACAGGACAACCGGCCAATGACATTATCAGTGCAACAGTCGTAGCTCCATCTGCTACGGATGCCGGTGCATTGGCAACTGCATTTAATGTACTCACTCCTGCTGAATGTGTTACTCTTGCTGCAACTGTACCGGGAGCTGAATATCTCCTCATTACAAAAAATGGTGAACGTATTGAAAGTACCAACTGGAAATCACTGGAACTGATTGTACCGGCAACCTCCACATCAAATCATTCTACACAAAAAGACTGGAAAAATGAATTACTCGTTACTCTTGAACTGAGTCAGCAGCAGGGATTTGCCAAACGTCCTTTTGCAGCGGTATGGGTTGAAGACAGCAATGGCGCAACAGTAAAAACAATTGCCCTCTGGTACAACAAACCCCGCTGGCTGCGTGATTTAAGAGAATGGTACCGTGACAACAGCGTTGCCTATTATAACAATCCGGCAGACTATGTTACCACCACCAGTGCAACCCGATCACCAGGAACTTATACGTTGAAATGGGATGGTAAAGATGATAAAGGAACTGTAGTGAAACCCGGTAAGTACACCGTTTATATTGAAGTGGTGCGTGAACATGGAGGTTATGATTTGCTGCACCAGGAAATCAATTGCAATGAAACTGCTCAGAAATATAATTTGAAAGGAAATGTTGAAATTGCAGGAGTCGCCATCGACTACAGAAAAAAATAA
- a CDS encoding pyridoxal-phosphate dependent enzyme codes for MSISKEQIIEAHERIKPFIHKTPMLTSKTLNTFSGADLFFKCENFQKIGAFKIRGGMNAVLTLPKEKLKNGIATHSSGNHAQAIAFAARQVGTKAYIVMPSTSPKVKVDAVNGYGAEITFCEPNQQARETALQNIVDKTGAEFIHPYNDERVITGQATCAKELIEEISGLDMILAPVGGGGLLSGTLLSAHYFSPATKVYAGEPEGAADAVLSLKTGKIEAAPFVNTIADGLLTKLGDITFPIIQKYVTDILTVNDDEMIAALRLVYERMKIMIEPSSVVPFAALMKNKEFFTGKKVGIIFSGGNVDLKKLSEWFG; via the coding sequence ATGAGCATATCCAAAGAACAGATCATAGAAGCACATGAACGGATCAAACCATTCATTCATAAAACGCCTATGCTAACTTCAAAAACGCTAAATACATTTTCAGGTGCTGATTTATTTTTTAAGTGTGAGAATTTTCAAAAGATCGGTGCTTTTAAAATACGTGGTGGAATGAATGCCGTGCTGACCCTGCCAAAAGAGAAACTGAAGAACGGAATTGCCACACATTCATCGGGCAATCATGCACAGGCAATTGCTTTTGCTGCACGACAGGTAGGAACAAAAGCATATATCGTTATGCCCAGCACTTCACCAAAAGTAAAAGTAGATGCAGTGAATGGCTATGGTGCTGAAATAACTTTCTGCGAACCAAATCAGCAGGCAAGAGAAACGGCTTTGCAGAATATTGTTGATAAAACAGGGGCTGAATTTATTCATCCTTACAATGATGAACGTGTTATTACCGGCCAGGCAACCTGCGCTAAAGAATTGATTGAAGAAATTTCCGGGCTCGATATGATCCTTGCTCCTGTTGGTGGCGGCGGATTACTCAGCGGTACATTGTTAAGTGCTCATTATTTTTCTCCTGCAACAAAAGTATATGCCGGTGAACCCGAAGGTGCAGCAGATGCAGTGTTGTCATTGAAAACAGGAAAGATTGAAGCCGCTCCTTTTGTGAATACGATTGCGGATGGATTATTGACCAAGCTCGGTGATATTACCTTTCCGATCATACAGAAATATGTAACAGACATTCTTACTGTAAACGATGATGAAATGATTGCTGCTTTAAGACTTGTCTATGAACGGATGAAAATAATGATAGAACCAAGCTCTGTGGTTCCCTTTGCCGCACTGATGAAAAACAAAGAATTCTTTACAGGCAAAAAAGTGGGCATCATTTTTTCGGGTGGCAATGTTGACTTGAAGAAATTAAGTGAGTGGTTTGGGTAA
- a CDS encoding carboxypeptidase-like regulatory domain-containing protein, protein MIKTSLLLLFAFITPTVFAGKITGKISNEKGEALPFSSISIKGKKEGTSANNQGSYFFQLDPGTYTIICRHVGYERMEKTITVGTDDLELNFTLKEQTVSLKEVVVKAGAEDPAYAIIRKAIKKRKEYLNENDAFQCEVYSKGVMNLRDFPKQFFGQKVDFEDGDSSKRKMIYLSETVSKLSVDKPNKVKIDVISTRVSGQRDGFGFAGAGFLSFYENNIQISNALNPRGFVSPIAENALNFYRYKYEGAFVEEGKLINKIKVTPKRKYEPCFNGYINIVEDEWRIHSLEMTLTKQSQMSFADTVRIEQLYQMLGVNQWVLQSQVLIPAVKFFGFDAYGSFANVYRNFNTDPSFTKKDFGNTILKYETGSNKKPITYWDSIRPLPLTVEEKRDYIKKDSLEQLRNDPHYLDSLDRINNKIKFSNILFGGKTISNQKKKLTYTVPSLLQGVSFNTVEGLVLDVPITIRKEFTDRKSLTIIPHLRYGFSSEQFYGWGTVRYNFGKKYFSNVSVSGGKRIFQHNNENPLEPMQNTFSSLLYKNNFMKLYEANYGRISFSKGVGAGFTVFGNFQYQDRIPLQNTTEYSWSNKKLKSYTANYPAENPAGNFIRHQASVLTLGVSIQPKSKYIEFPDRTINIGSSWPTFNLQYTKGINGLFGSDIDYDKWQLTVRDNLNLKLAGRFNYRLQAGGFLNRKSVLIQDMKHFPGNRLFISTDYLSIFQLTPYYLYSNKESFYGAAFAEHHFNGFLTNKIPGIKKLNWNLVAGASAMWLPKQTYAEWHIGLENIFRFFRVDLVSGYQQGKRPVYEVRLGTSFNISRTDD, encoded by the coding sequence ATGATTAAAACATCTCTTCTCCTTTTATTCGCATTCATTACACCAACTGTTTTTGCTGGAAAAATAACCGGTAAAATCAGTAATGAAAAAGGAGAGGCGCTTCCATTTTCTTCCATATCAATTAAAGGGAAAAAAGAAGGAACATCAGCTAATAATCAGGGCAGTTATTTTTTTCAATTAGATCCCGGCACTTATACGATCATCTGCCGCCATGTTGGTTATGAACGGATGGAAAAAACCATCACTGTTGGTACAGATGACCTTGAACTCAATTTTACTTTGAAAGAACAGACAGTGAGTTTAAAAGAAGTAGTGGTGAAAGCCGGTGCAGAAGATCCTGCCTATGCCATCATCCGCAAAGCTATCAAAAAAAGAAAGGAATACCTGAATGAGAATGATGCTTTTCAATGTGAAGTTTACAGCAAGGGTGTGATGAACTTAAGGGATTTCCCCAAACAATTCTTTGGGCAGAAAGTAGATTTTGAAGATGGAGACAGCAGCAAACGAAAGATGATCTATCTATCTGAAACTGTTTCTAAACTTTCTGTTGATAAACCCAATAAAGTAAAGATTGATGTAATCAGTACAAGAGTGAGCGGGCAGAGAGATGGATTTGGTTTTGCCGGTGCCGGGTTCCTGTCGTTTTATGAAAATAATATACAGATCAGCAATGCACTCAATCCCCGTGGATTTGTTTCTCCTATTGCAGAAAATGCATTGAACTTCTACCGCTATAAATATGAAGGTGCGTTTGTGGAAGAAGGAAAACTCATCAACAAAATTAAAGTAACTCCCAAGCGCAAATACGAGCCCTGTTTCAATGGTTATATCAACATCGTGGAAGATGAATGGCGCATTCACAGTCTGGAGATGACATTGACCAAACAAAGCCAGATGAGTTTTGCTGATACAGTACGCATTGAACAATTGTACCAGATGCTGGGAGTGAATCAATGGGTATTGCAGAGCCAGGTTCTTATTCCGGCGGTGAAATTTTTTGGATTTGATGCGTATGGAAGTTTTGCCAATGTGTACCGCAACTTCAATACTGATCCTTCCTTTACCAAAAAAGATTTTGGCAACACCATTCTTAAGTATGAAACAGGCAGTAATAAAAAACCAATCACTTACTGGGACAGCATCCGTCCGTTACCATTAACGGTAGAGGAGAAAAGAGACTATATCAAAAAAGACAGCCTCGAACAATTACGGAACGATCCGCATTACCTTGATTCGCTCGACCGGATCAATAATAAGATTAAGTTCAGCAATATTCTGTTTGGCGGTAAAACAATCAGTAATCAAAAAAAGAAACTTACTTATACTGTTCCTTCTTTATTGCAGGGTGTAAGTTTTAATACTGTTGAAGGATTGGTGCTGGATGTGCCAATTACCATCAGAAAAGAATTTACTGACAGGAAAAGTTTAACCATCATTCCGCATCTGCGCTATGGCTTCAGCAGTGAACAGTTTTACGGATGGGGAACAGTTCGCTACAACTTTGGCAAAAAATATTTCTCCAACGTTTCTGTGAGCGGTGGTAAAAGGATTTTTCAGCACAACAATGAAAACCCTCTTGAACCAATGCAGAATACATTTTCAAGCTTATTGTATAAGAATAATTTCATGAAATTGTATGAAGCCAATTATGGCCGCATCAGTTTCAGTAAAGGAGTAGGAGCAGGGTTTACAGTGTTTGGAAATTTTCAATACCAAGACAGGATTCCTTTACAGAACACAACTGAGTACAGCTGGAGCAATAAAAAACTGAAATCATATACCGCAAATTATCCGGCTGAAAACCCTGCAGGTAATTTCATCCGTCACCAGGCAAGTGTATTAACATTAGGTGTAAGCATTCAGCCAAAATCAAAATATATTGAGTTTCCAGACAGAACCATCAACATCGGTTCAAGCTGGCCGACGTTCAATTTGCAATACACAAAGGGTATCAACGGATTATTTGGAAGTGATATTGATTACGACAAATGGCAACTCACTGTTCGTGATAATCTTAACCTGAAATTGGCAGGCCGGTTCAATTACCGTTTACAGGCTGGAGGTTTTCTCAATAGAAAATCTGTACTGATACAGGATATGAAACATTTTCCCGGTAACCGTTTGTTTATATCAACTGATTATCTGAGTATCTTTCAATTGACTCCTTATTATTTATACAGCAATAAAGAGTCCTTTTACGGCGCTGCATTTGCAGAACATCATTTCAATGGATTTCTTACCAATAAAATTCCGGGAATTAAAAAGCTGAACTGGAATTTAGTTGCCGGTGCAAGCGCCATGTGGCTGCCCAAACAAACCTATGCTGAATGGCATATTGGGTTGGAAAATATTTTCCGTTTTTTCCGGGTTGATCTTGTTAGCGGTTATCAGCAGGGCAAAAGACCTGTTTATGAAGTGAGGCTTGGCACTTCGTTTAATATAAGCAGGACAGATGATTAG
- a CDS encoding rhodanese-related sulfurtransferase codes for MAQLHNRISRRELKERIINDPTPRTTISFYCYFKIDEPPVFRDTLYKDFSALGVMGRIYLAHEGINAQISVPTENFETFRTYLYSIKPLNGLRLNIAVDDDGKSFYVLDIKVRNKIVADGIDDPAFDMANKGRYVNAEQFNQLTNDPNTVVIDMRNHYEYEVGHFEQAIEIPSDTFREQLPMAVEMMSADKDKNIIMYCTGGIRCEKASAYMLHKGFKNVFHLEGGIINYVNQAKEKGLDVKFHGKNFVFDQRLGERVTEEIISHCHQCGKPADTHVNCVNDACHLLFIQCDECKEKMEGTCSKECLDFIHLPEEEQKALRSGIDKGRNVFNKAKARLKGLKGE; via the coding sequence ATGGCACAACTGCACAACCGCATCTCCCGCAGGGAGTTGAAAGAACGTATTATCAACGATCCCACTCCACGTACCACTATTTCCTTTTACTGTTATTTTAAAATTGACGAGCCTCCGGTTTTTCGTGATACACTTTATAAAGATTTTTCAGCCTTGGGTGTGATGGGAAGAATTTACCTGGCGCATGAAGGTATTAATGCACAGATCAGTGTGCCGACTGAAAACTTTGAAACATTCAGGACCTATCTCTATTCCATTAAACCACTAAACGGCTTACGTTTGAATATTGCTGTAGATGATGACGGCAAAAGTTTTTATGTACTGGATATAAAAGTGCGGAATAAAATTGTAGCCGATGGAATTGATGATCCGGCTTTTGATATGGCCAATAAAGGCCGGTATGTGAATGCAGAACAGTTTAATCAATTAACCAATGATCCTAACACCGTGGTGATTGACATGCGTAATCATTATGAATATGAAGTAGGCCACTTTGAACAGGCCATTGAAATACCCAGCGATACTTTTCGTGAACAATTACCGATGGCAGTAGAAATGATGAGTGCAGATAAAGACAAGAATATCATTATGTATTGCACAGGAGGTATCCGTTGCGAAAAGGCAAGTGCTTATATGCTGCACAAAGGATTTAAGAATGTGTTTCATTTAGAAGGCGGTATCATCAACTATGTAAACCAGGCAAAAGAGAAAGGGCTTGATGTAAAGTTTCACGGAAAGAATTTTGTGTTTGATCAAAGGCTTGGAGAGAGAGTGACAGAAGAAATTATTTCCCACTGTCATCAGTGTGGTAAACCTGCTGATACACATGTGAACTGTGTGAATGATGCCTGTCACCTCCTGTTTATACAATGCGATGAGTGCAAGGAAAAAATGGAAGGAACCTGCAGCAAGGAATGTCTCGACTTTATTCATTTACCCGAAGAAGAACAGAAAGCTTTACGTAGCGGAATTGATAAAGGAAGAAATGTGTTTAATAAGGCGAAAGCGAGATTGAAGGGGTTGAAAGGGGAGTAG
- a CDS encoding lactonase family protein, whose amino-acid sequence MNKTVLAISLGLLSFFSVNAQDVYLLIGTYTTAGSDGIYVSKFNLQTGESKIVSSVKTSNPSYLAVTPNKKFVYAVNEDDPGGISAFRFNKDSGTLTLLNKKISAGAHPCYISINKNGKNVVVGNYSSGTIAVSGINFIGSVSQPRQVIQHKGSSINKQRQEKPHVHSTVFSPDYKYLFASDLGIDKIMIYKVVPESGALIPAEQPFINVKPGAGPRHFEFHPNGKFAYLMEELSGTVSVFAYADGKLTLLQNTSSHPMSFNGAYGSADIHVSPDGRFLYCSNRGDANSIAIFSIDQQTGMIQIAGFQPTLGIHPRNFTIDPDGNYLLVANRDSDEIVIFRIDKKTGLLDDTKKRIKISKPVCLKWITNISAYESWK is encoded by the coding sequence ATGAACAAAACAGTCTTAGCCATATCCCTTGGATTACTTTCTTTTTTTTCAGTAAATGCACAGGATGTTTACCTTCTTATCGGAACTTATACCACAGCAGGAAGCGATGGTATTTATGTATCGAAATTCAATTTACAAACAGGCGAAAGTAAAATCGTCAGCTCTGTAAAAACATCCAACCCATCTTACCTTGCAGTTACTCCCAACAAAAAATTTGTGTATGCGGTGAATGAAGATGATCCCGGTGGAATTTCTGCATTCCGTTTCAACAAAGACTCCGGTACATTAACCCTGCTGAATAAAAAAATAAGTGCAGGTGCACATCCCTGTTATATCAGCATCAACAAAAACGGAAAGAATGTAGTTGTTGGAAATTACAGCAGCGGAACCATTGCTGTATCGGGAATTAACTTTATCGGATCAGTCAGTCAGCCACGCCAGGTAATTCAGCATAAAGGAAGCAGTATAAACAAACAACGCCAGGAAAAGCCGCATGTACACTCCACGGTTTTTTCGCCTGATTATAAATATCTGTTTGCATCTGACCTCGGCATTGATAAAATTATGATTTATAAAGTTGTGCCGGAAAGCGGTGCATTGATCCCTGCAGAACAACCCTTCATTAATGTAAAGCCCGGTGCAGGCCCAAGGCATTTTGAATTTCATCCCAATGGAAAGTTTGCCTATCTCATGGAAGAACTTTCAGGAACTGTAAGTGTGTTTGCCTATGCTGATGGGAAACTCACATTACTGCAAAACACTTCTTCGCATCCAATGAGTTTTAATGGGGCATACGGATCAGCAGATATTCATGTTTCACCCGATGGACGTTTTCTGTATTGCAGTAACCGTGGTGATGCCAACTCCATTGCAATTTTCAGTATTGATCAGCAAACTGGCATGATCCAGATTGCAGGCTTTCAACCAACTCTCGGTATTCATCCAAGAAATTTCACCATTGATCCAGATGGTAATTATTTACTGGTTGCCAACCGTGACAGTGATGAAATCGTTATCTTCAGAATAGATAAAAAAACAGGTTTGCTTGATGATACCAAAAAGCGGATTAAAATTTCCAAACCTGTTTGTTTGAAATGGATCACCAACATATCAGCATACGAATCATGGAAATAA
- a CDS encoding penicillin acylase family protein: MRLLPILVSTAITIGLVYALNTKIGPAPPLGKFLSPQHGFWQNAEPANENFSQDLKFPALKGNANVYFDERLIPHVFAENDEDLYFIQGFLHAKFRLWQMDFQTEAAAGNVSAVIGDKAINYDREQRRLGMVYAAEKALKEVENDPESKMAFDAYSNGVNAYISTLTENSIPIEYKLLDYEPNKWTNLKTALLLKMMAKMLSSGTENDIVNTNAKSLFSMDEFKMIYPQVHDSLEPIVPKGTIFDNPGIVPVAPTTADSIYFGNKDVVKYQEVSKPDINNGSNNWVVAGSKTQSGVPILCNDPHLELSFPSIWYEMQLQTPSSNVYGVSLPGTPYIIIGFNDSIAWGVTNAQRDVKDYYEIKFKDATRKEYWFNNQWITADQRVETIKVKGGAEYLDTVAYTVFGPVMFDETFSNEISNKKSLAVRWTAHDPSNEGKTLYMLNRAKNYDEYAEAIKFFKCPGQNFVFASKAGDIAIWQQGKFPARWNGQGLFVMPGQDSSFMWQGFIPQAENPHSKNPVQGFLQSANQRPADSTYPYFIPGSYLTPRGITITNRLAAMTGIIPDDMKKLQYDYFNTFAEDARTILLSYVRENELDANAKKYVEMLRNWDLYAGPNSTGQTVFQTWWDSLEVEIWKDDITRVTPSANWPEEETLMELLKKDSAMLFIDNINTPLKETLFDAVTKAIKKASFDLETEERAGRLSWTKHKDPTIYHLLKTAVMPFARTGIPVGGNGNIVNAVTKSHGPSWRMIVQLTKETESYVVYPGGQSGNPGSKFYDNFVDTWAKGEYYKAWMMKKGEEKNEKVKWTLRFKKG; this comes from the coding sequence ATGCGACTGCTTCCCATCCTGGTTTCTACTGCAATTACTATCGGTCTTGTGTACGCTCTTAATACCAAAATAGGACCTGCACCTCCGTTAGGAAAATTCTTAAGTCCGCAACACGGGTTTTGGCAAAATGCTGAACCGGCCAATGAAAATTTCAGCCAGGATTTAAAATTCCCTGCATTGAAAGGAAATGCCAATGTTTACTTTGATGAGCGATTGATACCGCATGTGTTTGCAGAAAATGATGAAGACTTATATTTCATCCAGGGATTTCTGCACGCTAAATTCCGTTTGTGGCAAATGGATTTTCAAACAGAAGCAGCAGCAGGAAATGTAAGCGCAGTGATTGGTGACAAAGCAATTAATTACGACAGGGAACAACGCAGGCTGGGAATGGTATATGCAGCTGAAAAAGCATTGAAAGAAGTGGAGAATGATCCTGAAAGTAAAATGGCTTTTGATGCTTACAGCAATGGAGTAAATGCATACATCAGTACATTAACGGAAAACTCTATTCCTATTGAATATAAGCTGCTCGATTATGAGCCCAACAAATGGACAAACCTTAAAACAGCATTGCTGTTAAAGATGATGGCGAAGATGTTGTCATCAGGAACAGAGAATGATATTGTGAATACCAATGCCAAATCACTGTTCAGTATGGATGAATTTAAAATGATTTATCCCCAGGTGCATGATTCACTGGAACCGATTGTACCGAAAGGAACAATCTTTGATAACCCCGGCATTGTTCCTGTTGCACCAACAACAGCCGATTCAATCTACTTCGGTAATAAAGATGTGGTGAAATACCAGGAAGTTTCTAAACCGGATATCAATAACGGCAGTAATAACTGGGTGGTCGCCGGTTCAAAAACACAAAGCGGAGTTCCCATTCTTTGTAACGATCCGCATTTGGAACTTTCTTTCCCTTCCATCTGGTACGAAATGCAATTGCAAACACCATCAAGTAATGTGTACGGAGTATCACTTCCCGGAACTCCCTATATCATCATCGGTTTTAACGACAGCATTGCATGGGGAGTTACTAATGCCCAGCGTGATGTGAAAGATTATTATGAAATCAAATTCAAAGATGCAACCCGAAAAGAATACTGGTTCAATAATCAATGGATAACTGCTGATCAACGTGTTGAAACAATCAAGGTAAAAGGCGGGGCTGAGTATTTAGATACCGTTGCTTACACTGTATTTGGCCCGGTTATGTTTGATGAAACATTTTCCAACGAAATCAGTAATAAAAAATCACTGGCAGTAAGATGGACAGCACATGATCCAAGCAATGAAGGAAAAACATTGTATATGCTGAACCGTGCAAAAAATTACGATGAGTATGCTGAGGCCATCAAGTTCTTCAAATGCCCCGGACAGAATTTTGTATTTGCTTCCAAAGCCGGTGATATTGCTATTTGGCAGCAGGGAAAATTTCCTGCACGCTGGAATGGGCAGGGCTTGTTTGTAATGCCCGGACAGGACAGCAGTTTTATGTGGCAGGGATTTATTCCGCAGGCTGAAAACCCGCACAGCAAGAACCCGGTTCAGGGATTTTTGCAAAGTGCCAATCAGCGACCTGCCGATTCAACCTATCCCTATTTTATTCCCGGCAGCTATCTTACACCGAGAGGTATTACTATCACAAACAGGTTAGCCGCTATGACTGGAATTATTCCAGATGATATGAAGAAACTGCAGTACGATTACTTTAATACGTTTGCTGAAGATGCAAGAACGATTTTATTGTCGTATGTACGGGAAAATGAGCTGGATGCAAATGCAAAGAAGTATGTGGAGATGCTGCGTAACTGGGATTTATATGCAGGACCTAACTCAACAGGTCAAACTGTTTTTCAAACATGGTGGGACAGTCTTGAAGTGGAAATTTGGAAAGATGATATTACCAGGGTAACCCCTTCTGCCAACTGGCCCGAAGAAGAAACATTAATGGAACTGCTGAAGAAAGATTCAGCGATGCTGTTTATTGATAACATTAATACCCCACTGAAAGAAACCTTGTTTGATGCAGTAACCAAAGCCATTAAAAAAGCATCGTTTGATCTGGAGACTGAAGAACGGGCGGGAAGACTTTCATGGACAAAACATAAAGACCCAACGATTTATCATTTACTTAAAACAGCCGTGATGCCTTTTGCAAGAACAGGCATTCCAGTTGGAGGAAACGGAAATATTGTAAATGCTGTTACCAAAAGTCATGGCCCCAGCTGGCGCATGATTGTTCAGCTTACAAAAGAAACTGAATCTTATGTAGTGTATCCCGGCGGACAAAGCGGTAACCCCGGCAGTAAGTTCTATGATAATTTTGTTGATACCTGGGCCAAAGGTGAATACTACAAAGCATGGATGATGAAGAAGGGAGAGGAGAAGAATGAGAAAGTGAAATGGACTCTTCGATTTAAAAAAGGATAA
- a CDS encoding RidA family protein gives MEIKKIYPESMPYPKGYYSPAVVHNHTVYVSGQLPLNEKGEPQIANIEDEVRQCMKNIETILTASGSSLQHILKVNVFIADISNWPKFNQVFAEIMGDHRPARIVVPCNQLNYGCGIEIDCIAAVAE, from the coding sequence ATGGAAATAAAAAAAATCTATCCCGAATCAATGCCTTATCCAAAAGGCTACTATTCTCCTGCTGTTGTGCATAATCATACGGTTTATGTAAGCGGGCAATTACCGCTCAATGAAAAAGGCGAACCGCAAATTGCAAACATTGAAGATGAGGTTCGCCAGTGCATGAAAAATATTGAAACGATATTAACTGCAAGCGGCAGCAGCCTGCAGCATATTTTAAAAGTGAATGTATTTATTGCTGATATCAGCAACTGGCCGAAGTTCAACCAGGTGTTTGCTGAAATTATGGGCGATCACCGGCCTGCACGAATTGTGGTTCCATGCAACCAGCTGAACTATGGCTGCGGTATTGAAATAGATTGTATTGCTGCGGTAGCTGAATAA